The genomic DNA CTGTGGCCGTGGCCGGCGACGGTGCCGGAGGGCTACCGGCTCCTGCAGGAGTACTTCACGCTGCCGCAGAAGTTCCTCTTCATCGACGTGAAGGGGCTGCAGGCGGCCAGCGAGCTCACCGGCCAGAAGCTGGAGCTGCTCTTCGAGTTCGAGCGTCCGCCCACGCTGCCGGGGCGGCTGCCCAAGGACGTCTTCCGGCTGCACTGCGTGCCGGTGGTCAACCTCTTCGCCGCGTCCGCGGACCCGGTGCGCACCGGCTCGTTGGGCCACGAGCACCTGGTGCGCGCCTCGGGCGTGGAGCCGGGGCACATGGAGGTGTACTCGGTGGACTCCGTCACGGGGCTGCCGCAGGGCCGCACCGAGCGCCAGCAGTACCGGCCGTACTTCGACTTCGCGCACGCGACGGGCAACGCCTCGCGCTTCTATCGGCTGCACCATGGGCTGTCGCCGCTGGATGACGCGATGGACGTCTCGCTGTCGTTGGGCAGCCCGCGCGACGCGACGCCGTCACTGACGGATGAGACGCTGTCCATCGAGCTGACGTGCACCAACCGCTCGCTGCCCGCGCGGCTCCAGGTGGGGGACTTGAGCGTGCCCACCGCGGCGTCGCCCACCACGGCGCGCTTCCGCAACATCGTCGCGGTGACGCGGCCGTCCAGGCCGCCCATGGGCTCGGAGCTGCACTGGCGGCTCTTGTCCCACTTGAGCCTCAACCAGCGCTCGCTGTTGGAGCCCGGCGCGCTGCAGTCGATGCTGGCGCTCTACAACTTCCAGGCGACGGCGGACCAGTCCACCGCGCGCGCCAACGAGCTGCGCGTGGGCGCGCTGCGAGAGGTGAAGGGACAGCCCATCACCCGCTTCCTCCAGGGCGCGCCCGTGCGGGGCGTGCAGGTGACGGTGGAGCTGGACGAGGCGGGCTTCACGGGCCCGGGGGACGCGTTCCTCTTCGGCTGCGTGCTCGACGAGCTGTTCGCCTCGCAC from Myxococcus guangdongensis includes the following:
- the tssF gene encoding type VI secretion system baseplate subunit TssF; translated protein: MFSKYYQSELTYLREMGRAFGTVNPALAGLLVERGGDPDVERLLEGFAFLTARVRERIDGAVPEVIHGLTELLLPHYLRVVPACSVVEFTPHARLLRGRSRIPAGTEVGAKPVDGTVCTFRTTQPVDLLPLTLAETTLDQSSPAAPVLRAQLQLVEQGRAEIFTEEGLSLFIQAELPVASMLLVWLLRHCKGVVLRNPAGGPSVRLGPECIRASGLEAGNTLWPWPATVPEGYRLLQEYFTLPQKFLFIDVKGLQAASELTGQKLELLFEFERPPTLPGRLPKDVFRLHCVPVVNLFAASADPVRTGSLGHEHLVRASGVEPGHMEVYSVDSVTGLPQGRTERQQYRPYFDFAHATGNASRFYRLHHGLSPLDDAMDVSLSLGSPRDATPSLTDETLSIELTCTNRSLPARLQVGDLSVPTAASPTTARFRNIVAVTRPSRPPMGSELHWRLLSHLSLNQRSLLEPGALQSMLALYNFQATADQSTARANELRVGALREVKGQPITRFLQGAPVRGVQVTVELDEAGFTGPGDAFLFGCVLDELFASHVSLNSFSELVLRLQPSRLEYRWLPRNGRQTIC